One window of the Triticum dicoccoides isolate Atlit2015 ecotype Zavitan chromosome 3B, WEW_v2.0, whole genome shotgun sequence genome contains the following:
- the LOC119277918 gene encoding uncharacterized protein LOC119277918 — translation MYESHASTHNRPLPLSSLTGAAGHTINPHPSFSSTSCDAAAPTAPPLITQLSFGVPPPRALPWSRSGHQQISSRACYFGGPHFFAAIGLWEAATGRLGAATGDGHLRDAAALETVTSGMLEPVVFFAATSCNFCWNWLGED, via the exons ATGTACGAGAGCCACGCGTCCACTCACAACCGCCCACTTCCCTTATCCTCTCTCACGGGTGCTGCTGGCCACACAATCAATCCACATCCATCTTTTTCTTCCACCTCCTGTGACGCCGCTGCTCCCACCGCTCCACCTCTTATTACTCAGCTGTCATTTGGTGTGCCACCGCCGCGAGCGTTGCCGTGGAGCCGAAGCGGCCACCAGCAGATCAGCAGCCGTGCCTGCTACTTCGGAGGTCCTCACTTTTTTGCTGCAATCGGTTTGTGGGAAGCTGCAACCGGCCGTCTAGGAGCTGCGACCGGCGACGGCCACCTGCGGGATGCGGCGGCGCTGGAAACGGTGACATCAGGGATGCTGGAACCCGTGGTGTTTTTTGCTGCTACCAGCTGTAATTTTTGCTGGAACTG GCTCGGCGAAGATTAG
- the LOC119277917 gene encoding uncharacterized protein LOC119277917, translating to MAGSSPPNRTRARRGSISPDEVRRRYEPTGRGRKGGTCGGGGGARRPSGSDSAASGSYSMSGRSDSIASDTESGSDRGSSRSKKTRMSKRLQGEEIQANCARKRSRRSDQKHLYLVLDDWKDGFSIHKIDADDDDADLGQPPVLRLVSPAPGFPMSFAVLGSNIVIVTNPCCGQAPTLFYDTKRTGLAVGPPLPGPLVGDFHTSVATADMLYALSFHHRNQQHSFEVMSWESPNPRTMSWSWRSVPSPPPFEEDEWITSYAVHPDGHTIFMSGVNKYNLKRRTFSFDTKYCEWRFHGEWALPFQGQGYYDNTLDGWVGLHEDGYICACQVAPRSRASTIQQPEWKVVKGKLFHKVPERKRAASCATLTYMGNARFCLVECVVREEVEYEDAFGHCDGCMLLMTKFGLNYSHNGELQTINRTTNSYVLSKHITGFSPVAFWM from the exons ATGGCCGGATCCTCCCCGCCTAACCGTACCCGAGCTCGCCGTGGCTCGATCTCGCCCGACGAAGTGAGGCGACGGTATGAACCGACCGGCAGAGGGAGGAAGGGAGGTAcctgcggtggtggcggcggcgcccgGCGACCATCTGGTTCTGATTCGGCCGCGTCCGGCTCCTATTCAATGTCAGGTAGATCTGATTCGATCGCGTCCGACACGGAATCCGGGTCAG ACAGAGGGAGCAGCAGATCGAAAAAAACCAGGATGTCTAAGCGGCTCCAGGGAGAGGAGATACAGGCAAACTGCGCCCGCAAAAGGTCACGACGTTCTGATCAGAAGCACCTCTATCTGGTACTGGATGACTGGAAAGATGGGTTCAGCATTCACAAGATTGACGCCGACGACGATGACGCGGACCTTGGCCAGCCACCGGTCCTCCGGTTGGTGTCGCCGGCACCTGGTTTTCCAATGAGCTTTGCGGTCCTGGGCAGCAACATCGTCATCGTCACCAACCCATGCTGTGGTCAGGCTCCCACACTTTTCTATGATACGAAGAGAACAGGACTCGCCGTCGGCCCTCCACTCCCCGGTCCACTGGTAGGTGACTTCCACACCTCCGTGGCCACTGCGGATATGCTGTATGCGCTGAGTTTTCACCATAGGAATCAGCAGCACTCCTTTGAGGTGATGTCTTGGGAATCTCCAAATCCTCGTACCATGAGCTGGTCATGGAGAAGCGTGCCCTCACCACCCCCGTTCGAGGAGGATGAATGGATCACCTCCTACGCCGTGCACCCTGATGGACACACCATCTTCATGTCTGGGGTCAACAAGTACAATCTCAAACGCCGGACCTTCTCTTTCGACACCAAGTACTGTGAGTGGAGGTTTCATGGGGAATGGGCCTTGCCTTTCCAAGGCCAGGGCTACTATGACAACACGCTGGACGGATGGGTTGGCCTTCATGAGGATGGCTACATCTGCGCCTGCCAAGTCGCCCCCCGCAGCCGCGCAAGTACCATACAACAGCCCGAGTGGAAGGTTGTCAAGGGGAAGTTGTTCCACAAGGTCCCGGAGAGGAAACGAGCGGCCTCGTGTGCCACTCTAACATACATGGGCAATGCCAGATTTTGCCTTGTGGAGTGTGTGGTGCGTGAGGAAGTGGAGTATGAGGATGCCTTTGGTCATTGTGATGGTTGCATGCTCCTTATGACCAAGTTTGGCCTCAACTACTCTCATAATGGAGAGTTGCAGACCATCAATCGCACCACCAACTCCTATGTGTTGTCCAAGCATATCACCGGGTTTTCACCTGTAGCGTTCTGGATGTAG